One window of Mangrovibacterium diazotrophicum genomic DNA carries:
- a CDS encoding AMP-binding protein: MTKMMNLTLPEMLQASFKKYSSNNALSFVGEPGKTYEDLRVEVELLGARLKSMGVGKGSKVAILSANMPNWGVAFFAIASVGGVAVPILPDFSVVEITNILKHAEVEMVFVSETLASKIDREELSGVRVVGIEDFNEYSKDGEVVAVELSGSHPFEYASVEEEDLLSIIYTSGTTGKSKGVMLTHKNIVWTAQQSITFQYVDETDRFLSVLPLSHTFENTLGLIFPIMNGCSIHYLRKAPTAPVLLPALQQVKPTIMLVVPLIIEKVYKGKILPQINSKAITRELFKIRPFQKILSRIAGKKLYQTFGGELRFFGIGGAKLDNEVERFLMDAKFPLAIGYGLTETSPLLAGAVGKNVRYLSTGVPLQGVELRIANADPATGEGEVQARGGNVMKGYYKEPGLTADVFTEDGWFKTGDLGKFDRGSLFIKGRIKNMILGASGENIYPEEIESVINRMEYVLESLVVQQKGRLVAMVHLNMEEIETRFKHAKEEAVQKFNAKVDDILVEIQKKVNEEVNKFSRIQMVVLQPVPFEKTPTMKIKRFLYL; the protein is encoded by the coding sequence ATGACGAAGATGATGAATTTGACTTTGCCTGAAATGCTTCAGGCGAGTTTTAAGAAATATAGTTCAAACAATGCTCTTTCGTTTGTCGGGGAACCGGGAAAAACATACGAAGATTTAAGAGTTGAAGTTGAACTGCTCGGTGCCCGACTGAAGAGTATGGGTGTCGGAAAAGGATCTAAAGTGGCTATCCTGAGCGCCAATATGCCGAATTGGGGTGTTGCTTTTTTCGCTATCGCATCGGTTGGCGGCGTTGCCGTGCCGATTCTGCCTGATTTCTCAGTTGTTGAGATTACCAATATTTTAAAGCATGCCGAAGTGGAGATGGTCTTCGTTTCCGAAACGCTGGCATCGAAGATTGACCGCGAGGAACTATCCGGGGTGCGGGTTGTCGGTATTGAGGATTTCAACGAATACTCAAAAGACGGCGAAGTTGTTGCTGTTGAGTTATCTGGTAGCCATCCGTTTGAATATGCCTCAGTCGAAGAGGAAGATTTACTTTCAATTATTTATACTTCGGGCACAACCGGTAAGTCAAAAGGCGTGATGCTGACACACAAAAATATCGTGTGGACTGCTCAGCAAAGTATAACGTTTCAGTATGTTGATGAGACTGATCGTTTTTTGTCGGTGTTGCCGCTTTCGCATACTTTCGAAAATACGTTGGGCTTGATTTTTCCGATCATGAATGGCTGTTCCATTCACTATTTGCGGAAAGCACCAACAGCGCCGGTTTTGTTGCCGGCACTTCAGCAGGTGAAACCTACAATTATGCTGGTGGTACCGCTGATTATCGAGAAAGTGTACAAGGGAAAAATTCTGCCGCAAATAAATAGCAAAGCAATTACGCGAGAGTTGTTCAAAATTCGCCCGTTCCAAAAAATACTGAGCCGCATTGCCGGAAAAAAGCTATATCAAACTTTTGGTGGAGAGTTGAGATTCTTCGGTATTGGTGGTGCCAAACTGGACAATGAGGTGGAACGTTTCCTGATGGATGCGAAGTTCCCCTTGGCGATTGGCTACGGATTGACCGAAACTTCACCCTTGTTGGCGGGAGCCGTTGGCAAAAATGTACGTTACCTTTCAACGGGTGTTCCGTTGCAGGGGGTTGAACTGCGTATTGCCAATGCTGATCCTGCAACCGGAGAGGGCGAAGTTCAGGCTCGTGGCGGAAATGTGATGAAAGGCTATTACAAAGAACCGGGTTTAACAGCCGACGTGTTTACCGAAGATGGCTGGTTCAAAACGGGAGATCTCGGTAAATTTGATAGAGGTTCGCTTTTCATCAAAGGCCGAATCAAAAATATGATTTTGGGTGCCAGCGGTGAGAATATTTATCCGGAAGAAATTGAGTCGGTGATCAACCGCATGGAGTATGTGCTCGAATCGCTGGTTGTGCAGCAAAAAGGACGTCTGGTTGCGATGGTGCATTTGAATATGGAGGAAATTGAAACTCGTTTCAAGCATGCGAAAGAAGAGGCAGTCCAGAAGTTCAATGCGAAAGTGGACGACATTTTGGTTGAAATCCAAAAGAAGGTGAACGAAGAAGTGAATAAATTCTCGCGGATTCAAATGGTTGTACTGCAGCCTGTTCCTTTCGAGAAGACGCCAACCATGAAGATTAAGCGTTTTTTATACTTGTAA
- a CDS encoding HD domain-containing protein, translating to MDKVVYVQETAIYVRLQFEQDASGHDWWHIHRVWQLAIKIAKHEHADLFLVEMAALLHDLDDWKLSEHQHNGSRSEKWMTKLGIPPDYINKIEHIISEVSFKGAGVDTTPTSLEAQVVQDADRLDAMGAIGIARTFAYGGNRNRQIYDPEIKPEMHIDFESYKKTNAPTINHFYEKLLLLKDRMNTAYGKKLADERHRFMKLYLDQFFKEWNLN from the coding sequence ATGGACAAGGTAGTTTACGTACAGGAAACAGCAATTTATGTGAGGCTTCAGTTTGAACAGGACGCCAGCGGACACGATTGGTGGCACATTCACCGGGTATGGCAATTGGCAATCAAGATTGCAAAACACGAACATGCTGATTTGTTTTTGGTTGAAATGGCCGCGCTTTTGCACGACCTGGACGACTGGAAATTATCGGAACACCAGCATAACGGTAGCCGCAGCGAAAAATGGATGACGAAACTCGGCATCCCTCCGGATTATATTAACAAAATTGAGCACATCATTTCCGAGGTTTCTTTTAAAGGAGCAGGGGTGGACACAACACCAACAAGTCTCGAAGCTCAGGTTGTACAGGATGCAGATCGTTTGGATGCGATGGGCGCGATCGGCATTGCACGCACATTTGCCTATGGTGGTAACCGGAACCGGCAAATTTACGATCCGGAAATAAAACCGGAAATGCACATCGATTTTGAATCGTACAAAAAAACAAATGCCCCAACCATAAACCACTTTTATGAAAAACTGTTATTGTTAAAAGACCGAATGAATACTGCTTACGGGAAAAAACTGGCCGATGAAAGACACCGATTCATGAAACTTTACCTGGATCAGTTTTTCAAGGAATGGAACCTCAATTAA
- a CDS encoding VOC family protein: MKIAHIAIWTRDLEGMRNFYMHYFDASSKDPYYNHTRDFKSYMLSFSDDCKLELMQMPGIPANKNDIRKQATGLIHFAISLGSKTQVDELTSQLKIDGFKVISEPRTTGDGYYESVVLDPEGNRIELTV, translated from the coding sequence ATGAAAATTGCCCACATCGCGATTTGGACTCGTGACCTCGAAGGGATGAGGAACTTTTACATGCACTACTTTGACGCCAGCTCAAAAGATCCCTATTACAATCATACCCGAGACTTTAAATCGTACATGCTCAGTTTCAGTGATGACTGCAAACTGGAGTTGATGCAAATGCCGGGAATACCGGCAAACAAAAACGACATTAGGAAACAGGCAACCGGGCTGATTCATTTTGCAATTTCACTGGGTTCAAAGACCCAAGTAGATGAGCTGACCAGCCAGTTGAAGATCGACGGTTTCAAAGTTATCAGCGAACCCCGAACAACCGGCGATGGCTACTACGAATCGGTTGTATTGGATCCGGAAGGCAACCGGATCGAGTTGACTGTCTGA
- a CDS encoding alpha/beta hydrolase-fold protein, producing the protein MKTKSFLYVLLMAVFLFACEQDSPFEPPVSSENQTKSAIFIPDGLTEGIVISAELYSPSLENNLIGNSPSREVSIYLPAAYFRCPEKRFPVIYFLHGMPAWNNMLIEPAPFAIFQQISGLAPVDFPAEGFTQWLNKLIDEGKMKDVIVVMPNAQSAFGPTLYLDSPTTGNFDSYIANDLVAFIDTNLRTIPHFNWRAISGHCAGAYGAMNIAMRHPKVFRYVAGLSPAHFTDQHILTIAGMSMAEEEIWQQMGYPPGPTPYDPMSPYKFVTNTVYLISQSWLPNPDNPPYYCDLPYTISDGQIALLPELMARIDQQNLLAETKEFEKSLRQLKTVYFDCGSNDELYMFPFNQMLDQQLTDMHIKHQFEAFEGTHLSNLYERLAKAWTKLSQDFPDYGD; encoded by the coding sequence ATGAAAACAAAATCATTTCTCTACGTCCTGTTGATGGCCGTCTTTCTCTTTGCTTGCGAGCAAGACAGTCCATTTGAACCACCCGTATCCTCAGAAAATCAAACCAAGAGCGCGATTTTCATTCCCGACGGATTGACCGAAGGCATCGTAATTTCAGCAGAACTTTACAGCCCTTCGCTGGAAAACAACCTGATCGGCAACTCACCCTCGCGCGAAGTGAGCATCTACCTGCCGGCCGCTTATTTTAGATGTCCCGAAAAACGGTTCCCCGTCATCTACTTTCTACATGGTATGCCTGCCTGGAACAATATGCTGATCGAGCCCGCGCCTTTTGCAATCTTTCAGCAAATTTCAGGATTGGCTCCCGTGGACTTTCCGGCCGAAGGTTTTACCCAATGGCTAAACAAGCTTATTGATGAGGGCAAAATGAAGGATGTGATTGTGGTGATGCCGAATGCCCAATCTGCCTTTGGCCCCACCCTCTACCTCGACTCGCCAACAACCGGAAACTTTGACAGCTACATTGCCAACGACCTTGTTGCCTTTATTGACACGAACTTGCGCACTATTCCACATTTCAACTGGCGCGCCATCAGCGGCCACTGCGCCGGGGCTTACGGCGCCATGAACATCGCCATGCGCCACCCCAAAGTGTTTCGCTATGTTGCTGGCTTGTCACCTGCCCATTTCACAGACCAGCACATTCTGACAATTGCCGGCATGTCCATGGCCGAAGAGGAGATCTGGCAGCAAATGGGCTACCCGCCGGGACCCACACCTTACGACCCGATGAGTCCGTACAAGTTTGTGACCAACACCGTGTACCTGATCTCGCAGAGCTGGCTTCCCAATCCGGACAATCCGCCGTACTACTGCGACTTGCCCTACACCATTTCGGATGGACAGATTGCCTTGCTTCCTGAACTAATGGCCCGAATTGACCAGCAGAACCTTCTCGCCGAAACCAAAGAGTTCGAAAAAAGCCTGCGCCAACTGAAAACGGTCTACTTCGACTGCGGATCGAATGATGAGTTATACATGTTCCCCTTCAACCAAATGCTCGACCAGCAACTGACCGACATGCACATCAAGCATCAGTTTGAAGCGTTTGAAGGAACCCATTTAAGCAATCTGTACGAACGCCTGGCTAAAGCCTGGACAAAATTATCGCAAGATTTCCCCGATTACGGGGATTGA
- a CDS encoding ATP-binding protein: MKFEQLHRQFSKFSVPNFGSKRRSHVEAALFRYFIAESLVAIGLVISLLTIALIVRAPIMVEYGISLLASIGTLSVVAFILFKKIEHCILFQQLLTITIVAFYTARMGGLLTSGGIIILGAAPVLKTLVFKQLRKMVTVYIYFLCCLTLLALLDPYLNGKNLLEPSHNKFFFALNFAVIISYIFLFAAYTQRMFSKLEHKEVLRQKEISDAKTRLYTNITHEFRTPLTVILGLADSIQNNGQAELREKAKTISRNGERLLELVDQLLNLSKLESGNLEVKNIYGDIIPFLRYIFQLQKYHAEEKNLQFEFQSASQSYEMDFDPEKVTTIVSNLLGNAIKFTPENGKICLKVSRTGNDLYINVIDNGIGISPGLQEKIFERFYQVDDRDTRQTGGAGIGLSLTKELVLLLNGSISVTSNPGAQTVFTVQLPMTSAENKSPEILAFLQQEQQSLAEDAEIENLAENTGSRKSKDLLLLIEDNQDVVSYIVSCYRDQFKIEVAHNGQAGLQQALESTPDIIVSDIMMPGMDGFELCHKLKNDYRTSHIPIILLTAKADLPSRIRGLEEGADAFVVKPFNQHELFVRITKLLELRRRLRERYAGGALPSEKHACTSIQREDQFMRKLTECIRKNLPDENFDVPALCSEMAMSKSQLYRKFKALTNMSAAKYIRKLRMQRARHLLLTSSLNITEISWEVGIKTLSTFSEIFKDEFGQSPSEYQDHFNGNLRKN; the protein is encoded by the coding sequence ATGAAATTTGAGCAATTACATCGGCAGTTTAGTAAATTTTCGGTGCCAAACTTTGGCTCTAAAAGAAGAAGTCATGTTGAAGCTGCCCTTTTCCGCTATTTCATTGCAGAATCATTGGTAGCCATCGGATTGGTCATTTCCCTGTTGACCATAGCCTTGATTGTGCGAGCCCCCATCATGGTCGAGTACGGGATCAGTCTTCTTGCCAGTATCGGAACACTTTCCGTTGTCGCTTTCATCCTGTTTAAAAAGATAGAACACTGCATACTCTTTCAGCAACTCCTCACGATAACGATCGTCGCTTTTTATACCGCCAGAATGGGCGGGCTGCTTACAAGTGGCGGCATCATCATCCTTGGAGCTGCACCCGTTTTGAAAACACTCGTTTTTAAACAACTCCGCAAAATGGTCACTGTGTACATCTACTTCCTTTGCTGTCTCACTCTTTTAGCCTTACTTGATCCCTACTTGAATGGAAAAAACCTTCTGGAACCAAGTCATAACAAATTCTTCTTTGCCCTAAACTTTGCTGTCATCATCAGCTATATTTTTCTTTTCGCAGCTTACACGCAACGCATGTTCTCAAAGCTCGAGCACAAAGAAGTTTTGAGGCAGAAAGAGATTAGCGATGCTAAAACCCGACTTTACACCAACATCACACACGAATTCAGGACACCTCTGACCGTTATTCTCGGCTTGGCCGATTCGATACAAAACAATGGACAAGCTGAGCTCCGGGAAAAAGCAAAAACCATCAGCCGAAACGGAGAACGATTGCTCGAGCTTGTTGACCAGTTGCTGAATTTGAGCAAACTTGAAAGTGGCAACTTAGAAGTGAAAAACATTTATGGCGACATCATTCCATTTCTTCGTTACATCTTTCAGCTTCAGAAATACCACGCTGAAGAGAAAAATCTGCAATTCGAGTTCCAATCGGCCAGTCAGTCGTACGAAATGGATTTCGACCCGGAAAAAGTCACCACCATTGTTTCAAACCTATTGGGCAACGCCATCAAGTTCACTCCTGAAAACGGAAAAATTTGTCTCAAGGTCAGCCGTACCGGTAACGATCTCTACATTAATGTCATCGATAACGGCATTGGCATTTCGCCCGGCTTGCAGGAGAAAATATTTGAACGCTTCTACCAGGTCGACGATCGGGATACCCGCCAGACTGGTGGCGCAGGCATCGGACTTTCGCTGACCAAAGAGTTGGTTTTACTTTTGAACGGAAGTATCAGTGTAACCAGTAACCCGGGTGCTCAAACGGTATTTACAGTGCAACTGCCGATGACCTCGGCCGAGAACAAGTCGCCGGAAATTCTTGCTTTCCTGCAACAAGAACAGCAGTCTTTAGCTGAAGACGCAGAAATTGAGAATCTCGCGGAAAACACCGGCAGTAGGAAAAGCAAAGACCTCCTGTTGCTTATCGAGGATAATCAAGATGTGGTTAGTTACATCGTTTCCTGCTACCGCGATCAATTTAAGATTGAAGTGGCACACAATGGGCAAGCCGGATTGCAGCAAGCTCTTGAATCCACTCCCGACATTATTGTCAGCGACATCATGATGCCCGGGATGGATGGTTTTGAACTGTGTCACAAATTAAAGAATGATTACCGAACCAGCCACATCCCGATCATCCTTTTAACAGCCAAAGCCGACTTACCTTCGCGGATACGAGGATTGGAAGAAGGCGCCGATGCGTTCGTTGTAAAGCCCTTCAACCAGCACGAGCTGTTTGTGCGTATTACCAAATTACTTGAGCTTCGGCGGAGACTGCGCGAACGTTATGCGGGCGGAGCACTCCCCTCCGAAAAACATGCCTGCACTTCGATCCAGCGGGAAGATCAATTTATGAGAAAGCTAACCGAATGTATCCGAAAAAATTTACCGGATGAGAATTTCGATGTTCCTGCTTTGTGCTCCGAAATGGCCATGAGCAAATCACAGTTGTATCGAAAGTTTAAAGCACTCACCAACATGTCGGCAGCCAAATACATCCGCAAACTGCGTATGCAGCGTGCACGGCATCTTTTGTTGACGAGCTCGCTGAACATCACCGAAATTAGCTGGGAAGTGGGCATTAAAACACTATCTACATTCAGCGAAATTTTCAAAGACGAATTTGGACAGAGCCCCTCGGAATACCAGGATCATTTCAATGGCAACCTCCGCAAGAACTAA
- a CDS encoding hybrid sensor histidine kinase/response regulator transcription factor, with product MSSIRTPPGFKAKLNYLLFERFDASEREMRKFHFGTQMGFLGGMCFCVLESVIGNIPVLRHFGLTGIIYAFILLLIFFFIKKVQYLILTKELGLLAIVFYFTYHTGGLLTCGGIILVGIVPVLVSLSFKNYRQIIPVFSTYFLSVIYLAFADKSLPGKDLIPSDWNLILFAATLLACTFVFFIFALLAQRIYTNLEHREAERQKEISDAKTRLYTNITHEFRTPLTVILGLADSAKSNGQQNIPAKMDTIIKNGKNLLQLVDQMLDLSKLESGRMSVNKISANIIPFLKYVFQLQEFYAEAKNISMRFSSESQSYEIEFDPEKLASIVSNLLSNAIKFTPDDGQINMKVYRSDEHMCIEIVDNGIGIPPEKQQTIFDRFYQVDDESTRKQGGAGIGLAITRELVELLEGTIELRSHTDIGTAFTVKLPYTPAPEIAVAQINTDCEIDVDADIDTDRLLQNASPDHQRLLIIEDNPDVVGYLRACYQNHFSILAAKEGKEGFQRAVEEIPDIIISDVMMPEMDGFELCRKLKDDYRTSHIPIILLTAKADIPSRIEGLETGADAYIVKPFNQRELLVRMQKLLELRRKLFRRYSTDKTRELSTDPILQKEDQFIQKIDETIRNNLGDEFFNIQVLCSEMAMSKSQLYRKFKALTNQSAAKHIRTMRMEKAKDLLQSTSMNITEVGYEVGMKSVSAFSQVFKEEYGQSPSDFVHRMPDNH from the coding sequence ATGAGTTCAATCCGCACACCGCCGGGGTTTAAAGCAAAGCTAAACTATTTACTTTTCGAGCGATTTGATGCCTCGGAAAGAGAAATGCGCAAATTCCATTTTGGGACACAAATGGGATTTCTGGGAGGCATGTGTTTTTGTGTACTTGAATCCGTTATCGGCAATATTCCTGTCCTTCGACATTTTGGATTAACCGGAATTATTTATGCCTTTATCCTGCTACTCATCTTCTTTTTCATCAAAAAAGTTCAATACCTCATTTTGACAAAAGAACTTGGATTACTCGCCATTGTGTTTTATTTCACCTATCACACCGGCGGCCTTTTAACCTGCGGCGGAATCATTCTCGTCGGTATTGTTCCGGTTTTGGTATCACTTAGTTTTAAAAACTACCGACAAATCATTCCGGTTTTCTCTACCTACTTCCTCTCTGTCATCTATTTGGCTTTTGCCGATAAAAGCCTCCCTGGAAAAGACTTAATTCCATCGGATTGGAACCTGATTTTGTTTGCCGCAACCTTGTTGGCATGTACCTTTGTTTTCTTCATTTTTGCCTTGCTCGCCCAACGAATTTACACCAACCTGGAACACCGGGAGGCCGAAAGGCAAAAGGAAATCAGCGATGCAAAAACCCGATTGTACACCAACATTACACATGAATTTCGGACACCACTAACTGTGATCCTGGGATTGGCGGATTCCGCCAAAAGCAACGGCCAGCAAAACATCCCCGCGAAAATGGACACCATCATCAAAAACGGGAAAAACCTGCTTCAACTGGTTGACCAGATGCTGGATTTAAGCAAGCTGGAATCGGGCCGGATGTCGGTGAATAAGATCAGCGCCAATATCATTCCATTTCTAAAATATGTTTTTCAGTTGCAGGAATTCTACGCCGAAGCAAAAAATATCTCCATGCGGTTCTCTTCCGAAAGCCAGTCGTACGAGATTGAGTTTGATCCCGAAAAACTGGCCTCAATTGTTTCCAATCTCCTGAGCAACGCTATCAAATTCACACCTGACGATGGCCAGATCAACATGAAGGTTTACCGAAGCGACGAACATATGTGTATCGAGATTGTCGACAACGGCATTGGCATTCCGCCCGAAAAACAACAAACCATATTCGATCGGTTTTACCAGGTCGATGACGAAAGCACACGCAAACAGGGCGGTGCCGGAATAGGGCTTGCCATAACTCGGGAATTGGTCGAGCTACTGGAGGGCACCATCGAATTACGAAGTCACACGGATATTGGCACGGCCTTTACGGTGAAACTCCCTTATACTCCGGCTCCAGAGATAGCCGTCGCGCAAATCAACACAGATTGCGAAATTGATGTTGATGCCGATATTGACACAGATCGTCTGCTACAGAATGCTTCACCCGACCATCAACGGCTTTTAATTATTGAAGACAATCCCGATGTGGTTGGCTACCTGAGAGCCTGCTATCAAAATCATTTTTCAATTCTTGCCGCAAAAGAAGGAAAAGAAGGTTTCCAACGCGCAGTGGAAGAAATTCCGGATATCATTATTAGCGATGTGATGATGCCCGAAATGGATGGCTTTGAGCTCTGTCGAAAACTGAAGGACGACTACCGGACCAGCCACATCCCCATCATCTTGTTAACGGCAAAAGCCGATATTCCGTCCCGGATTGAAGGTTTAGAGACCGGAGCCGACGCCTACATCGTTAAACCCTTCAACCAACGCGAGCTGCTGGTACGCATGCAAAAATTATTGGAACTAAGAAGAAAGCTTTTCCGAAGATACAGCACCGATAAAACACGGGAACTTTCGACCGATCCAATCCTTCAGAAGGAAGATCAGTTCATTCAAAAAATAGACGAAACGATCCGCAACAATTTGGGCGATGAATTCTTCAACATCCAGGTGCTTTGCAGCGAAATGGCCATGAGTAAATCACAACTCTACCGGAAATTCAAGGCGTTGACCAATCAATCCGCTGCGAAGCACATTCGCACAATGCGCATGGAAAAAGCAAAAGATTTACTACAATCCACCTCTATGAATATCACCGAAGTTGGCTACGAAGTCGGCATGAAAAGTGTGTCTGCTTTCAGCCAGGTTTTCAAAGAAGAATACGGGCAAAGTCCGAGTGATTTTGTACACCGCATGCCGGACAATCACTAA
- a CDS encoding DUF3109 family protein: MLEIGKTIVSFDVVEEHFLCDLLKCKGACCVEGDSGAPLTKEEAVIIEQIYPVFEPYITEEGKEVVAKKGTSVIDSDGDLVTPLMSNEACAFVFVDEKGITKCGIEKAYLDGKVEFRKPVSCALFPIRITEYKRFDAVNYQELDICKPGRECGRGQKLPLYQFLKVPLIRKYGKAWYEQLAYAAEERPWEQK; this comes from the coding sequence ATGCTCGAAATAGGAAAAACCATCGTTAGTTTTGATGTCGTTGAAGAACACTTCTTGTGTGATTTGCTAAAGTGTAAAGGCGCATGCTGTGTTGAAGGAGATTCCGGAGCACCGCTCACCAAGGAAGAAGCAGTGATTATTGAACAAATCTATCCTGTTTTCGAGCCTTACATTACCGAAGAAGGCAAAGAGGTTGTTGCAAAAAAAGGCACTTCTGTGATCGATAGCGACGGAGACCTGGTGACACCACTCATGAGTAACGAAGCCTGCGCTTTTGTGTTTGTCGACGAAAAAGGCATTACGAAGTGCGGTATCGAAAAAGCCTATCTGGATGGGAAAGTTGAATTTCGCAAACCTGTTTCCTGCGCACTTTTCCCAATTCGGATTACCGAATACAAGCGCTTTGATGCCGTAAACTACCAGGAATTGGATATTTGCAAACCCGGCCGTGAATGTGGTCGCGGGCAAAAGTTGCCTTTGTATCAATTCCTGAAAGTGCCATTGATCCGTAAATATGGCAAAGCTTGGTACGAGCAGCTTGCTTATGCTGCCGAAGAACGACCCTGGGAACAAAAATAA
- the gpmI gene encoding 2,3-bisphosphoglycerate-independent phosphoglycerate mutase, with protein sequence MAQKTLLMILDGWGIGDGSERDVVATASTPFIDSLMKEYPNSQLLTSGENVGLPDGQMGNSEVGHLNIGAGRVLYQDMVKITKAIRDKSMWENPQLLKAFNYAKDNNKKVHLIGLIGPGGVHALSMHMIALCQMGTDLGLSDVFIHGLTDGRDTDPRSGYGFLESDLEGLKGTNGKFASIIGRYYGMDRDKNWDRMRLAYDLYTKGEGEKSTDLLASVKASYEAGVTDEFIKPICMVKEDGSPVAVIEEGDVVICYNFRTDRLRQTTIAFTQEDLHEFDMHTMNLEWYTMTNYKADFKNVNVIFDKENPTNTMGEVVSKAGLKQIRIAETEKYAHVTFFFSGGREEEFPGEKRLLCPSPKVPTYDFQPEMSAPMIKDAIVPELQKGEADFICLNFANGDMVGHTGVYEAVLKAVEAVDACAKEVVEAARANNYNVLIIADHGNADNAVNPDGSPNTAHSLNPVPCIYVSDDKNLKIHDGILADVAPTLLSEMGIEIPKEMTGKVLIER encoded by the coding sequence ATGGCACAGAAAACACTTTTAATGATTCTCGACGGATGGGGTATTGGTGATGGTTCCGAACGCGACGTTGTTGCAACGGCTTCAACTCCTTTCATTGATTCGTTAATGAAAGAATATCCGAACTCACAATTGCTTACTTCCGGAGAAAATGTTGGTTTGCCAGACGGACAGATGGGTAACTCTGAAGTTGGTCACCTTAACATTGGTGCTGGTCGTGTTCTTTACCAGGACATGGTGAAGATTACCAAAGCCATCCGTGATAAATCAATGTGGGAAAATCCACAGCTGCTGAAAGCCTTTAATTACGCTAAAGACAACAATAAAAAAGTTCACCTGATTGGTTTGATTGGGCCTGGCGGGGTTCATGCGCTGAGCATGCACATGATCGCACTTTGCCAAATGGGTACTGATCTTGGTTTGAGTGATGTTTTCATCCACGGTTTGACTGACGGTCGTGATACGGACCCTCGTTCAGGTTACGGATTCCTGGAATCTGACCTGGAGGGATTGAAAGGTACAAACGGTAAGTTTGCTTCAATCATCGGTCGTTACTACGGAATGGACCGCGACAAAAACTGGGATCGCATGCGCCTGGCTTACGATCTTTATACCAAAGGTGAAGGTGAAAAATCGACCGACTTATTGGCTTCGGTAAAAGCTTCTTATGAAGCTGGTGTTACCGATGAGTTCATCAAGCCAATCTGCATGGTTAAAGAAGACGGAAGCCCGGTAGCTGTCATCGAAGAAGGTGACGTGGTTATTTGCTACAACTTCCGCACCGACCGCTTACGCCAAACAACAATTGCCTTTACACAAGAAGATTTGCACGAGTTCGACATGCACACCATGAATTTGGAATGGTACACCATGACCAACTACAAAGCAGACTTCAAAAACGTGAACGTTATTTTCGACAAAGAAAACCCAACAAATACTATGGGTGAAGTTGTGTCGAAAGCAGGATTGAAACAAATTCGTATTGCCGAAACGGAGAAATATGCGCACGTAACATTCTTCTTTAGCGGAGGTCGCGAGGAAGAGTTCCCGGGCGAAAAACGTTTGTTGTGTCCTTCTCCAAAAGTTCCGACTTACGATTTCCAACCTGAAATGTCGGCTCCAATGATTAAAGACGCCATCGTTCCTGAGTTGCAAAAAGGTGAAGCCGATTTTATCTGTTTGAACTTTGCAAACGGTGATATGGTTGGTCACACCGGCGTTTACGAAGCAGTGCTTAAAGCGGTTGAAGCGGTTGATGCTTGCGCGAAAGAAGTAGTAGAAGCTGCTCGTGCAAACAACTACAACGTGCTGATTATTGCCGACCACGGTAACGCGGACAACGCTGTTAACCCGGACGGATCGCCAAACACAGCTCACTCGCTGAACCCGGTTCCTTGTATCTATGTTAGCGACGACAAAAACCTGAAGATTCACGATGGTATTTTGGCTGACGTAGCTCCAACTTTATTGTCAGAAATGGGCATCGAAATCCCGAAAGAAATGACTGGTAAAGTTTTGATTGAACGCTAG